ATGCAAATGTCCCAAGCGAGATTGATTCGGTCGTGGACAAGAGATTGACTTCATGACAGTTATATTATCTCCCTCAACGATCAACTCCGAGAAACTTAAGTCGACTGTGAACTCTAGTGCTTTGCAACAAGCCAGCACCTCCGTCTCCTCGCTGTCAATAATCGACAGACCTCTTGTTGATAATGAAGCCATAACCTCTCCTAACTCATTTCGAATCACTGTTCTGAGCCTCGATGCATTTATGTCATGGAATATAGCAACATCAAAGTTGAGTTTAAAGCATCGCTGGGGTGGTGGACTCCATGTAGAGCTTTTGGCATTGGATGTTGGGATGAACATATGGGTTTGCATCTCCCTGTATTCCTCCAAAAAATTGCTAGCTCTTTGCCCCAATCGAGATGGGTCCTGCATGGTTCCACCATGTGTAATTGTGTTTTGTTG
This DNA window, taken from Quercus robur chromosome 2, dhQueRobu3.1, whole genome shotgun sequence, encodes the following:
- the LOC126699945 gene encoding uncharacterized protein LOC126699945, which gives rise to MRKESEHGECYMAMVGNLVWRKLWKLHIPNEIKVFVWRALHDILPTRENLVCQHIVEDGTYELYKRGYDSILHILWECSVAQDVWAGCSRGLQKCASGQKDFLQLVEELLNKLSLEEFELFLVQAWLWSQQNTITHGGTMQDPSRLGQRASNFLEEYREMQTHMFIPTSNAKSSTWSPPPQRCFKLNFDVAIFHDINASRLRTVIRNELGEVMASLSTRGLSIIDSEETEVLACCKALEFTVDLSFSELIVEGDNITVMKSISCPRPNQSRLGHLHTDI